Proteins encoded in a region of the Ziziphus jujuba cultivar Dongzao chromosome 3, ASM3175591v1 genome:
- the LOC107421932 gene encoding pentatricopeptide repeat-containing protein At4g14190, chloroplastic, with protein MDSVLGLNHCHVKVGLPWRFNPSNKAFLCPQNPILQSPKPSYSNPKQFSLSIFSVPQHSSATHTTLLVETFHQHRSLKALLKKLSKKDSCPLQVLSEDGDWSREHFWAVIGFLKHASRFNEILQVFDMWKQIEESRINELNYNKIIKLLGEENLVEEAVKLFLEMKKYELCPSLESYNSIIHGYARKGNFDEALRFLNEMKEMNVAPETDTYEGLIEAYGKHKMYDEMGMYVKKMELNGCPPDHITYNMLIREFSRAGLLKRMERVYQTMLSKRMRLQSSTLVAMLEAYARFGILEKMEKVYMRILDSKTRLPDNLIRNLAEVYIANYMFSRLDILGVDLSSRHGGTYLAWCLRLLSHACLLSRKGMDSIIREMEEAEVSWNITIANIIMLTYLKMKDFTRLRISFSKLLTHNLMPDLVTVGILFDAKNMGFDGAETLEIWRRMGFLYKAVEMNTDPLVLTAFGKGHFLRNCEMAYSSLEPEVRGKETWTYHSLINLVFKQRGKQCQSMGEQSSQS; from the exons ATGGATAGTGTACTTGGATTGAACCATTGCCATGTCAAAGTAGGACTTCCATGGAGATTCAATCCCTCTAACAAAGCCTTTCTCTGTCCCCAAAACCCTATTCTCCAAAGCCCTAAACCCTCCTATTCCAATCCTAAACAATTCTCCCTTTCTATCTTCTCTGTTCCACAGCATAGCTCCGCAACGCACACGACCCTTCTTGTTGAGACTTTCCATCAGCACCGAAGCCTTAAAGCCTTGCTCAAAAAGCTCAGCAAGAAAGATTCTTGCCCTTTGCAAGTGCTTAGTGAAGATGGTGATTGGAGCAGGGAACATTTCTGGGCTGTTATTGGATTCCTCAAACATGCTTCAAGATTCAATGAGATTCTTCag GTGTTTGATATGTGGAAGCAGATTGAGGAATCGAGGATTAATGAGTTGAACTACAATAAGATAATTAAACTGCTTGGTGAAGAGAATTTGGTGGAAGAAGCAGTAAAGTTATTTCTAGAGATGAAGAAATATGAACTTTGTCCTTCTTTGGAGTCTTACAATTCAATTATTCATGGTTATGCTAGAAAAGGGAACTTCGATGAAGCTTTACGTTTTCTTAATGAGATGAAAGAAATGAATGTGGCACCGGAAACTGATACCTATGAAGGTCTGATTGAAGCTTATGGAAAACACAAAATGTATGATGAGATGGGAATGTATGTGAAGAAGATGGAGTTGAATGGTTGTCCTCCTGACCATATTACTTATAATATGCTTATCCGAGAGTTTTCTCGAGCTGGATTGCTCAAAAGAATGGAAAGAGTTTATCAAACCATGCTTTCGAAAAGAATGCGTTTGCAATCTTCCACATTGGTTGCAATGCTCGAGGCTTATGCTAGATTTGGAATCTTGGAGAAGATGGAAAAGGTTTATATGAGAATTTTGGACTCAAAGACCCGCTTACCGGACAATTTGATAAGGAACTTGGCTGAGGTTTATATTGCGAATTATATGTTTTCTAGACTAGACATCTTGGGGGTTGATCTTTCTTCGAGACATGGCGGGACATATCTCGCTTGGTGTTTGCGTCTTCTGTCTCATGCTTGTCTTCTCAGTCGAAAAGGAATGGATTCCATTATTCGGGAGATGGAAGAAGCTGAAGTTTCATGGAATATAACAATTGCAAACATTATCATGTTAACTTATTTGAAGATGAAAGATTTCACGCGCTTGAGAATTTCTTTCTCCAAATTGTTAACTCATAATTTGATGCCTGATCTTGTCACTGTTGGAATTCTATTCGATGCAAAAAATATGGGTTTCGATGGGGCTGAAACTTTAGAAATATGGAGAAGGATGGGCTTCCTTTACAAAGCTGTGGAAATGAACACTGATCCTCTAGTTCTTACTGCATTTGGAAAGGGACATTTTCTTAGAAACTGTGAAATGGCATATTCCTCGCTTGAACCTGAAGTTAGAGGAAAAGAGACATGGACATACCATAGCCTAATTAATTTGGTGTTCAAACAGAGAGGAAAACAATGTCAGTCTATGGGAGAACAATCAAGTCAGAGCTAA